A window of Ipomoea triloba cultivar NCNSP0323 chromosome 2, ASM357664v1 contains these coding sequences:
- the LOC116010004 gene encoding calcineurin subunit B-like: MGNASSMLTQYDIEDVKDHCNHLFNQQEIVSLYQRFCQLDRSAKGFISADEFLSVPEFAMNPLSQRLLKMVDGLNFKDFVAFLSAFSAKASMRQKFELIFKVYDSDGNGKVSFNNMTEVLQDLTGSFMSDKQREDVLRQVLHEAGYARDSLLLLDDFVKVFEHPGLKMEVEVPVD, from the exons ATGGGTAATGCTTCTTCAATGTTGACCCAGTATGACATTGAAGACGTTAAAGATCACTGTAACCATCTCT TTAATCAGCAAGAAATAGTGTCACTATACCAGAGGTTCTGCCAACTTGATAGGAGTGCCAAGGGGTTCATATCAGCTGATGAGTTTTTATCAGTTCCAGAATTTGCCATGAATCCACTATCTCAG AGATTGCTCAAGATGGTAGATGGCTTAAACTTCAAGGACTTTGTAGCGTTTTTGTCAGCTTTTAGTGCCAAAGCAAGCATGCGGCAAAAATTTGAAC TTATCTTCAAAGTATACGATTCTGATGGCAATGGGAAGGTCTCATTCAATAACATGACAGAAGTGCTTCAGGATTTGACTGGCTCGTTCATGTCAGATAAGCAAAGAGAG GATGTTTTGAGACAAGTTCTGCACGAGGCAGGTTATGCGAGGGACTCCTTGTTACTTTTGGACGATTTCGTTAAG GTTTTTGAGCATCCTGGGTTGAAGATGGAGGTGGAGGTGCCAGTTGACTAG